The genomic stretch CAATtaattgaatgtgtttgtgttttgggctcagacaaaacaagcaatatgtCACAGTGGGCGCTGTGGGAAATTGGGAAGGCCcttttttcaacattttctgacattttatcgACCGATGATTAACAATTCAAAACAATAAGACtaattaataatcaattataataatgattattagtCGCAGCCCTAATGAAGAACCTCAAGTAATCTATAAGGATGTTCTGCAAAGGAATGAAACTTAAACTCATTTGTGTATTTCCCTCAGATGTCATGGCGTCCAACCTACCGAAGCTCCAAGTTTCGAAATGTCTACGGAAAAGTAGGCAACCGGGAGCACTGCTTCGACGGTATCCCCATCACCAAGAACGTCCATGACAACCACTTCTGTGCCGTCAACTCCAAGTTCCTGGCAGTCGTCACGGAGAGTTCCGGCGGGGGCTCCTTCATTGTTATACCTGTGCCCCAGGTAACTGCCACACTCTTAATTTGCTGCTTGTTGTTATCAGAAGTAGGTTTTCACAGGAATGTGCTTTGGTATATTTGTCCATAGACAAGAAACAtatagaaatggaaaaaaacactaTTTAAGTTATGCTGACCATGCAGGGTCAAAGATTAACGGGGTCTTTCCCTCTTTGGAGACCTCTGAAGTTCTTAATCTACTATACTGTACGCTTTAGTGAAGAGATATGTGATGCTTTATTATTTATCGTGTGCTAAAATGCTCATTTGTTGTTAGTTCTCTCAGAGTATTTGGGCATTGGTATGTTaatcaaaatgtacattttgtttagTAAACAATCATAGCTTGAGTGACTCACCGTGAGTCAAAGCATTTTGGAAGTTGAGGTGTATTAAGATATATTAGTTTAGGGTTTAAACCATCATTTTGTCTTTGATCTGCAGAGCACGTCAGCCATAAATCCTCAAGCCAGAACTTTAAGACAAAGTTGCAACAGGGTAGGATTTCCAGCATACTGGTATTTCCAATAAACCAGACAAAAGGGGAATGGTGTAATGGAAAGTGTgaaagcttttttatttgtttttactgagAATTCTCTTCACATTCAGCAAATACATTCTGCTCTTCTGCTTTAGCTGAATTATTCATTATACAACAGTATTGCAGATTGTAATGTGGAAGATAAGCCGGGCAGTCGCACATTTTAAAGGTATTATGCAGATAGTAAAGTGATAAATCATCTAACACTTTAGTGACCACTCAATTTTCGAAGAACTGCATCcaactgaaaatgtgtttgctcacactttatatatatatatactatatgtggCGGTGATGTTGGGTTTGATGTGGACACTATAGAATAGTTTCTAAATGTTGCTATTGATCCTTTTATAAATGAGGTGCTCATATATTCAGCAAGTGTTTCCTATGTGATGCTGATCATTggtatatttctttatgtattaTGAACTGTGCAGTACTAATATGAGTGTTATTGTTTCCACAAAGCTATGATGTAGTTTGCCTCTCACTCCACTTTGTAGTTCACAGTGTGGGTCTGAGAGACCATAAAGTGCTTTGCTTCTTTAAGAGTGACTTTGCCAAAGTACTTGAAAAGCTCTTGGCTGTCAGGCTGTTATCAGGCAGAAGAAGTATTCAGTAAGCTGAGCAGTTCTGCCATGTGAAGCAGGGAGACCTACATTGTACTTTACATCATCATGAGCTATGGTGTTCAGTCATGGAAAAAGACATTTAGATTATAAGATATCTGCTGTAAAGACCGGAGAcaatccttttttaaatgactttccTTAGATCTGAAGTCATAAAGTAACAGTAAGTAAACTTTGTCCACTGTTGTCCTGCTGTATCATTGTATATACAAAACAGCAGAGCACATAACAAGAGCTCTCGTCATCACTTgataaaaagtaatttaaggtgtttttcatttcatcaaCCTACACTGATACCTCAGATATGGCTTTTAAAATTGGTGGTGCTGCAGGTAATACTCTGAGGTCTCTGGGCAGTTAAGATACAGCGCGCTTTATTTATGAAACTCACTTTGTTTTGAGCTTTTGTttatgaagaagatgaagaagatatAAAAAGGTGACTTGCAAAGATAGAAAGAGAAGGTGATATCTGCTGGTTTCACATGTGACTACAAGGtgactttatttatatactatcatttaaataaaacatacaggACTTACCGAGAAAGACATTAATAGATGTTATGTGGCAGTGGCAGGTGTACAGGTCAGTCCAGTCATGTAGAGAACAGTCTTATGAGTCATATCACATACAGTGCATATTAGAAAAAGACTATTTGTTGATgataaaaaggaaatgatggtGGTTATTTTATATACCTATTGCACATCATCTACAGTAGCTCATAATTCTTTAACTGAACCTCATATTTTACCTTGGTATTTTTATGCTGTACAATGACTCTATCCATGACCCGTTTACAGAGCATAACTTGATCGTTTCCTCCTCGTCAAAGTATTGCACTTGAGCATTTCCTCTGGTTTCTGCTGAGTTGACGAGGTCAGAAATTGCATTTCTCatattcagcagcagcagcagcagcacagatggCAGCTTCTGTGGGATGATGGCTGCTGTTTCATGCAGAATCCTCTGCGCTAAACAACAACTCAACAAACCTTGAGTGATCCCTTGTATAAGACAAAAGGATgaacagtaaaatatttaatgagTTTATGCTTAAAAGATGGTGTTAAACAGTTTTATtagtttaaattatttattaatctattaAAGGTAAGTGGTCACTTCTTTGTgatgttaaaatgtaatttaaatgagCAGTCACCTCCGAAGACACAGAAATGTGATGACATTCATTTACAGTGCATTTGTTAAGGTATTTTATGCAATGCACATTCTTCAAAATGTGagctgtgtgactgtctgtggAGTCCATGTACATGAGATCACTGAGAACAGGTAGGAAAATGACAAGAAAGACTTTCAGATGTTTGAggttggaaataaaaaaataagtataCAAGGCCCTCTTACGCTTGTGAACTTTCTTAATgagctcctcctgcttctccatTTGAAATTCAAACTAATCTGTAGTGGGTTTGGCTAATGGCGAGGTGTGGGCACCACAGACATATTACCATGACAGCCGGTGAGACAGCCATATGGTTGCTCCCAGACAATGCCTCTAGCAAGCGGAAGGACTACCGCTGGCACCACCTGGTACACAAACCGGCCCAGAAATCGAGACATAAGGTCCCAAACACctcagacaaagaaagagagtgcAGTGGGTGTGGTGCTTTTTGAATAACAGCGACCATTGCTACTACTCTTATACGGAAATGTCGGTAAAATAATAGAAATTTGTAGACGTCACTTAAGACTCTAtgatattttctgacattataGATCAAAAGACCATTTCACAAACTGCAGCCAGCTTAAATAattgcaataaataaaacatttattttaactgcTGGTTTTGCTTTGTTTCCGTTTCACCAGTAGCCTactatcttatatatatatatatatatatatatatatacagtatatatattctaaCATATTCTCCACAATGCTCATATTCATTAGTAACGGACGttatttcacaatgttttattatgaacattAAGTTAAGCTATCACCGTGAAGTCATTATAAACAACTCTACTGTAGAGTCAGACACTGCAGGCCATGCTGCTCGTGCATACAATACGAAAGCACCAACAGCATACATTGGATAGGACCATTCACATGTGATAACATAACACATCAGCAAGATATCAATTCCACTTAATAAGCATGACTTAGCATGTTCTTGCCTGCACAGCTGTGCGTCTCCAGAATTGCTCGTCTGAGGAAAAGAGCTGCAGAAAGACAATGAGGACGAATGTAGATATGTCTCTTTCCTGCCACTCACCCAGATAATCGTTAGCAGCACTATTCTTTCACTCTTCAtcgtatttttttatttatatcatgCTCCATTTCAATTTCTGATTTCCTCATAATACCTCCTGGTCCCCCCAGACCTTATGGTTCCCAACAGACATTATTACTTTGCTGGTAATTAGTTCCACCTTAATAAGGAGTCATTTAGGTCCcatgttattaatgttttgaGGCCATGTTTAAACCTCCCATTTATAGAAAAAGCTAACGCTTCTTCAAAACTTGGCATTAGCCTGGCTTGTCcatgtacatgtgcacacatttgAGTTTCCATGTAAGTGTAATGAAAACCTATTGTGGTCCAAAGTTACCAGAGAATTACAGGAGAGAGATGTAAAAGAGCTGTCAATGCTAAATCACGTTAGTTATGTTTATGAATCATTCTGTATGTCTGgtattttcctttccttttttattggCTGAATTATTGTCCCACTTCACTGGTGTCAAAGTTTGGTAGACATTAGTCTCTTTTGGTTTTGGCATGTGTTCTTATCTTGTTAGCAGATCCTTCAGTAACTTTGGAAAACCTTtttggcattttcttttctgcttgTTGCTTTTTATTGGATTAGCTACAATTGACATTGACATTCAAAAAGTAGTTATTGATCTGCTTGctttttgtgtatatatttatatattctgtatatagtTTGTATGGTGCtgagaatatatttatatgaatatgatagCTATCTAACATGTTAGCTTGGTGTCAATAGCAATTTAATATTGATCAATATGGGTAAACACCAGCTGATAATTCAATTTACCAttcatatacatacacaaaaatATTTTGACCCCAAGTCTTACTATATGattgtatttcacatttttgcctccagctttatttaaatgaaatgcataGCTTTTAGTGGGGAGGAGTGCAAGGGGCCAGTTTTAAAAGGCAATATTTAATTGTTTCTCTGAGGGTTAAGGAGCAGAATTGTTGTTAATAACATTTCATTGTAgttctatattatatttgattataaTATAGTCAACTTTGTTAAGGCTTGATAACGCATCTGGAGTGAATCTTCAGGGTTCAGTGAGGAcagtgcatgtaaacacagacacacgcacacacacacacacacacacacacacacacacacacacacacacacacacacacacacacacacacactaggatTTCACTGAGGCATGACCCGACGCTCCTAAACAAATCtctgaggaaataaaaaaataggtCAGTGGATTGAAGTGACATCAAACATTCATGACAACATGACCGACATTTAGAGGTTTCTGTCATCTGTTGTTATGAGCCACTGCCCCTCTGTGGACTCTGAGGGTTATTGCAATAACAGTAATGTGCCTCAGACGTCCCTGTACAATAACCAGGTCTGTTTTGTGTTATATGTGATTTATCATCTCACTGATgtggtttcatttttattatgttatattaatctttcatcaataaaagaaaataatacttttgttcATTAATGTTCTCAATATAATACAGATGAATTATTTCTGTTTAGTagcaaatacaattaataaattacttttgtaTCATTTGTATCACTATTTATTAGGTCTTggaaaaaatatgttatttttctcTTATTTATGGCTCACATACAATAGAGCGTAACATATGCTcatattttcattaatttcCCCAACGtgctaaaacataaaaatgaaatgtaaaataataataataataataataataataatgtcactCTGTTGCAGTCCGGCCGCCTGGACTCTCATTACCCAAAAGTGTGTGGCCACCAAGGCAATGTGCTGGATATCAAGTGGAATCCCTTCTTTGAAAACATCGTAGCATCTTGCTCCGAGGACACCTCGGTAAGTGACcctctttcttttattgttaatgtctgttttttacAAGGTAGGCTCAGGATGATTATAGAGTGTAATAGTACTGTGAGACTTTGAAGATGTaaaaaacatactgtatctgtgAAAGCATGAATTTATTAGATGCTGAGGTTGACACACGCTGGCAAAGAGGTCATCAAGTCATTATGGCCAGAGGGTTTGTGATTCAGAGAGTTTGTACTGGACACAAGCTTGTGATTGGATTCTGCCTGCCAGCTGCTACTGCTGCGGTTGTTATTGTGAGCCAGTGGCCTAAAAATGGAAAATGACGGATGTGAAATGCCTTTGAGCAAGTCACAAATCCACTAGCTGTTCAGTAACTGACTACATAAATTCTATTGGACACAATATTAAATCTAAATCACTATTACTCTTAATCTCTGATGTTGCATATACTAAGAACATGTATGCCCTTTACATTACTCTATAGTAAAGCCATGGTAGTGTCCTGCatagtactttcactttcacagatAATCTCCTCTGGTCCAACACAGAGCCTCTAACTATAACTGTAATCCAGTCTAATCCTAATGCAAAATGGATGCATTGATAGCATGTGCTATTTTTGATCTGACAGATCTCTAGCTGCGTCTTCATGATTGTAGCGTAGAGCTCATATTAAGGAAAAGTCGACCTGTTCTATAAAcataatgtgcatgtgtgtgctatATGATCACACACTGTATATTcctttatatttactgtgtttatgttaacGTGGCAGGTGCGAGTATGGGAGATCCCAGAGGGCGGTCTGAGGCACAACATGACGGAGGCAGTGCTGGAGCTGTATGGCCACAGCAGACGGGTGGGTGTGATCGAGTGGCACCCCACCAGCAGCGGCATCCTCTTCAGCGCTGGCTACGACTACAAGGTAccactttttattttccaacatTGTCTTGGAATAATCAATTACTTTAGTGTATTTATATAAGACATTTATTAACCACAAATGAGATCTATTTGGTGGTTCTAGCTTCCTAAATGTGAGAACTTCATACCTTTCTATATCACGGTACATAAAATATTTCTGGGTTTTGGTCAGATAGATTGTAAAGATGACACTAAATTAGTGATTTCAAAAGAACAGAGTTGGGACATTTAGGCTATTTGCAACCTTGAGAcattcttcttatttaactTTGGATATCAGCAGCGACTACTGTCTGATGTGTTAGTACTagcacacaaaaataaatcaaactggcttatttgaagacagtgttcactactacgattgtacctatttgaagctattgtacttacaagattcttgctgttcggagttgtatccccatgattgtttgcactttttgtacgacgctttggacaaaagcatcagctaaatgaactgtaatgtaatgtaaaatgagaTCGCAATATAATCACATTAGTGAATCAAGCACCACAGCCATTTAACAGCTCCACCCAAACAATCCCTCCTGATGTCAGATCCTGATCTGGAACCTGGAGATCGGAGAGCCGGTGAAAATGATTGACTGCCACACTGACGTCATCCTCAGCATGTCCTTCAACACAGACGGTAGCCTGCTGGCCACCAGCTGCAAAGACAAGAAGCTGCGTGTCATTGAGCCGCGCTCCGGGACCGTCCTTCAGGTCAGCGGGAGGGGGCTATTTGTATGGGAGCGTGCACATTGAGGGAAGAActgtttctgtttaaaaaatCCTTTAATACAACTGATTCTACTGAGGAAATGAATTGTGTGTCCTACACACTATAtcacatttgaataataatgatgatatgtTTCACATCTACTGAACCTCTCATTTACCACATGATTTTAAAATTATAGTGCAGCGAGCTGCTCATTATTGTGAAATGAATCCAGACAGGGTGATGCAATAATGACCAGCTGGCTGTATATGAATCCGCTTATTACACGGCTACTTACTAAAGAAATCAATCATTTGACATAAAATATTGGCTTGAAATGATGTTATTGATGTAAAAGGTTACAGCTTCAGAGTCTATGGTCAGAACTGTGTCCATAGCAAATGTGTGTTATTCATAGCAGCAGTCTGCAGTACAGAAACAACAGACTGTAGAATGCCTcaattgaccaatcagaatcgattatacaaatacaaataataaatatccaTATATTAGCAGCTGACAAGTTTActatgaaagtgtgtgtatgtttgtatactTTTAGTCTAGATATGTGTTGCGCCCCTTTGTTCAAATTAAGGGAAATCTTAATGCTACAGCataatgtgatattttaagCAATACTTCCTGCTTTGTGACAAaagcttggggggggggggcactgtcCTATTTCAGCATGTCAATGCCTGGCTGAGTGGCCTGCATAGATCCTTGACGTTGACCCCATCACACATCAGTGGCTGACCTCACTAACGCTCTTGCGGTTGATtgggagcaaatccctgcagccaggaTCCAAAATTTTGTGGAAAGCCTGAAACTATAAGAGTGGCTGTAGCAGCCGATTGATGTTGACGGTTTTGGGATTTGACCACACACAATATTTTGGCCATATTGTCTCTTTGGCTCTCCAGCAGCTCTATGAGATCACAAATTCAAAAGTTAAAGCCAAAATGTTGGTCAAATTAATATTTATCTATAGACTGTGGTTTACTTAATCCTTACTgctgttaaataaaacaaaaataaatactacaGCTTGTCAACACCACATCCCAAGCACTTAGTGTTTGACCGTGGTGATCTTGCAGCCTGATCACCATGAAATGGTTTCTGATTAGACCCATGTGTGCTGCACCAAGTGGATGTGATCAAGACcaggcagcaggaggagcagaggaggcagTAAAAGGGACAAATCATGAAATACAGATTTACTTTCAAAGATTCCAACAGaggctgttgttgttttagtaAATGAGATGTAATAATATTCATGCAGGTATGCAAAGTGTTTAGAATAACTAAAAACtgtatgaaataattaaaatcttACTTTATGCCATTAAAATATTGAAGGATTCCCCATTATAGAGCCTGTGCCACCTGGGTGGTCTCCTACTCTAAATAAtcataacaattgttttgtttcttttctctctacTGTCACAACAATGTAATAGTCACAAGAataaatactgataatataaaaGATCATTTTTCCGAGCTGGTGCATGTACCATTAAAGCTCTGTCATTGTGTGCTGCTCCACCAGCAAGCCAGTTATAAGAACCACCGCGTGAACCGAGTGGTGTTCCTGGGCAACATGAAGCGACTGCTCACCACAGGGGTGTCGCGCTGGAACACCCGGCAGATCGCTCTCTGGGATCAGGTCAGACAACACCTCCATATGGCTCATGCATATAAGTCAGAGCGGGTGGAGCgcgagtgtttgtgtttaattccctttatgtgtgtgtgtgtgtgtgtgtgtgtgtgtgtgtgtgtgtgtgtgtgtgtgtgtgtgtgtgtgtgtttctcttcctAGGAGGATTTGTCCATGCCAATTGTGGAGGAGGACATAGACGGCCTCTCAGGACTGTTGTTTCCCTTCTAtgatgctgacacacacatgttgtaccTGGCAGGCAAGGTCAGCACTGACTCCTACTGGATCACAACAAGGAAATTATTTTGAAGGACTGAAATATTTTCAGATCTACCTCATTCAGATCCTTATTGAACATCTGACATTTTGTCAATGTGTCCGACTATAAAATCTATCAAATGAACAACTGTACAGCATATTGAGGgttttaatttgaatgaattTATCTGACTAGGTTATAAGGGTATAGGCAATCAGTACAAATGTGATATGGCAATTACCAAACAAAGTAATAAGCTACAAAGGTCAATAATGCCCCTTTTTTAAGTTACCAGAGCATATATACATAATTTGCAAGAATAAATAATTAGACTGATATGCATGATATTAACAAGAAAATGTAAAGGTGCAGGAAGTGCCTCC from Cottoperca gobio chromosome 3, fCotGob3.1, whole genome shotgun sequence encodes the following:
- the coro2ba gene encoding coronin-2B isoform X2, coding for MSWRPTYRSSKFRNVYGKVGNREHCFDGIPITKNVHDNHFCAVNSKFLAVVTESSGGGSFIVIPVPQSGRLDSHYPKVCGHQGNVLDIKWNPFFENIVASCSEDTSVRVWEIPEGGLRHNMTEAVLELYGHSRRVGVIEWHPTSSGILFSAGYDYKILIWNLEIGEPVKMIDCHTDVILSMSFNTDGSLLATSCKDKKLRVIEPRSGTVLQQASYKNHRVNRVVFLGNMKRLLTTGVSRWNTRQIALWDQEDLSMPIVEEDIDGLSGLLFPFYDADTHMLYLAGKGDGNIRYFEITTEKPYLQYLMEFRSPAPQKGLGVMPKHGLNVGACEVYRFYKLVTLKGLIEPISMIVPRRSDTYQEDIYPMTAGTEPALSASEWLSGINRDPVLISLKEGYQRPHQLVFKAPVKEKKSVVVNGIDLLENIPPRTENELLRVFFRQQDELRRLKEELTTKDVRIRQLELELNNLKNVSPNNV
- the coro2ba gene encoding coronin-2B isoform X1, producing MTVTKMSWRPTYRSSKFRNVYGKVGNREHCFDGIPITKNVHDNHFCAVNSKFLAVVTESSGGGSFIVIPVPQSGRLDSHYPKVCGHQGNVLDIKWNPFFENIVASCSEDTSVRVWEIPEGGLRHNMTEAVLELYGHSRRVGVIEWHPTSSGILFSAGYDYKILIWNLEIGEPVKMIDCHTDVILSMSFNTDGSLLATSCKDKKLRVIEPRSGTVLQQASYKNHRVNRVVFLGNMKRLLTTGVSRWNTRQIALWDQEDLSMPIVEEDIDGLSGLLFPFYDADTHMLYLAGKGDGNIRYFEITTEKPYLQYLMEFRSPAPQKGLGVMPKHGLNVGACEVYRFYKLVTLKGLIEPISMIVPRRSDTYQEDIYPMTAGTEPALSASEWLSGINRDPVLISLKEGYQRPHQLVFKAPVKEKKSVVVNGIDLLENIPPRTENELLRVFFRQQDELRRLKEELTTKDVRIRQLELELNNLKNVSPNNV